Below is a window of Fulvitalea axinellae DNA.
GCCGAGACGGCCCACAAGCTGTCCGAAGCCCGCCAGCGGGTATCGGCCCTCGGCGCAAGGCCCGGCCGGCGCGAGGGCTTCTATTTTACCCGGATATGCGTCCCGCATATGGACCGTAGCCTAGTGGCCTGGTATTCCGATACGCAAACTTACCACCGCAACCGCTTCGGCACGCCCGACTGGCTCCGTTTGCTCCAAGTCCGGAAGCGCAGTCCTTTCCGCACTCCCCGAGACTCCAAACCCTACCACTACCTTCAGCTAAAGGAGCTGATACAACTGCTCCGCCGACAGGCCAAAGTAAACAAGGAATTCCGGGAACAGGTCCCGCAAAAACGAAGACCCGAACCCGAAAAACAGCCCGTCCAAAAACAAATCAGCGTAACGTTCCTCACCGAAACACTTTCTTCGGTCGCTTAACCATGCCCGGAATTCCGGAAAAACGATTCCTTTCTTCAATATTTCTTACGGAATAAAAAAATCCGGGCCTCGTGTCCGGATTTTTTGGTTTTAAGACAGTGTTTTTTGTATCGGTTGATCAAAAACTGAGAGTTTTCCGTGAGGTTTTGGAGCGCTAAATTTTTGGCTAGACTTCTCTTGGGTGTTGCATTAGCTCCCGTGCATTTTTACTGATTCTTTTTTGCGGACACTTTCTCAAGTCCAGCTTAATCAAGGTTTCATATTGCCTCGGAAATTACCGTAAAATCCTTATATTGAGGATGAAGCCTGTTCGGATTTGACAGGATGACTTTTACTTTATTTTTTTGGAATCCGCTCCGCAAATATTTCCGAGTGTGGCGTGGTGATCTATCAAGTTGTCAAACTTATAAATGGAAATAGCATGGAACTTAAGACAATCAAGGGAACTGTCACATCCTGGAGCCTTCACAATTCGGACGGGAACATGTATACCTATAAAAATATTGTGCTTTCGCAGGACGGTAATGAGGTAGTGCTTGAAAACCCGGTGACACTGAGCAAAACAAGGGATTTTTTGAATGTTGGAGACTGTGTTGAGATCGCCTATGTGGCAAGCAGTCATATCCTTCCCATTCGCCTTTTCAAAGAGCTGAAAATCGTTTACGGGGTACGGACCGCTGATAATTCGGTGGTAGACGATGCCGTAGAGTGGAGTAGGTTAAAGCTGAAGTATACCATGCTTTATGTGTTCCTATCCGTATTCCTGTTTCCTGTTTTGCCTTTTACAATACTGAGATTTTATGCCCTGTACAATATGCCGGGGCAGAAGGAGTTTGCGCGGTTTGTGGCTAGCGTTTGGGGTGAAGATAAGTTGGTGGAGAAGGGGAAGGTTTGATGGTTTAGATGCTTGAGGCGGTATTCTAATAGGTTCGATTGAGCTCCGTTAATCCGATAATTGCCAAATCCGGCCGGGTCTCTTATCTTTAAGGTGGACGAAAATGGCAAAGTCATGACCGAGAAATTCATAAACCCTTTCACCGATTTCGGCTTTAAAAAACTTTTTGGCGAAGACCAGAATAAGGATATCCTCATCGATTTCCTTAACCAACTCCTTCCGAAAGAGGACCATATTAAGGATCTTTCTTTTCACAAAAACGAGCATTATGCCCGCACCGCCGAAGACAGGCGAGCCATTTTCGATCTGTACTGTGAAAACCAAGATGGGGAGAAGTTTATCATCGAATTGCAGCGGGCCAAGCAGGCTAATTTTAAGGACCGTAGCCTGTATTACGCTTCCTTTCCCATACAGGAGCAGGCTGAGCCCGGCACTGAGTGGAAGTTCAGGCTTAAAGGGGTGTACACAGTCTGTATTATGGATTTCGTATTTGATGAACATGAGGAAGACGAGCTTCTGCACCAGGTCAAGCTGATGAACATCAAGACCAAGAAGGTCTTTTACGATAAGCTTACCTTTATATATCTGGAAACCCCGAAATTCCGAAAGCAACTCCACGAACTCGAAACACGGTTTGACAAGTGGCTCTACCTATTGCGCAATCTTAACCGCTTGACTGACCGTCCCTTGCAACTTCAAGAGCGGGTGTTTCAGAAATTTTTTGACGCCGCTGAGATCGCGAAGTATACTCCTGTCCAATTGGAGGACTACCGAGAATCGCTGAAAATCTTGCGTGATTACTACGGAACATTGGAAAACCGTGAGATGGAAGGATTTGAGAAAGGTTTGGAGAAGGGGCTGAAAGAGGGTGTGGTAAAGGTTGCTAAGAATCTTTTGACGATAGGCTTGTCATCGGAACAAATATCCCAAACCACTGGGTTGAGCATAGATGAGATTGAGGCGCTGAGGTAACCAATCAAGCCCGGTGTAAAGCGATACGGATCTATTTTCGAAAAAAAATTGGCCAGTCACCCTTTTTTCCCATCGCCGGCACAGAACTTGGTTCTCTTCATAATGTCCGGCACGTAGCCGGGCCTTGATCTTTGAACGAAATTGAAAAAGCTGTGGAAGTAACACTGTCCGCTTATTCGATTTTCCCTGAAGAGAGGTATCCCAAGGCCGCCAGCGACCTTATGGAATGCCAGGTACTCCTCAATGAGATGGCCACTTGGGCCAGCAAAGAGGAGTTTGACGCTCTTTATTCCACCCGGAAGGAAGAGGTGTATGAGTCGCAAAACGAAAGTACCCGCACTAAGCTCAAGGAGTTCACGGCCCTGATTGACAACGCCGAGACTATCTTGAGCAAGGAGAACGATCCTGACCGTAGGCTTGACGTGCAGATTGAGCGGGACTTGGCCGACGCCCAAAAGCGCAAGCTTGCCCGTTCGCTGGAAAAGCGCAAGGAAGCCGGCGAGATCAAGCTTCTCAAAGAGAACGGGAAGCAGGCCAAGGGCAACGCTTTGGCTGAACTGATTCGTATGGCCGCCCTCGCTTACATCAATAATTATGTGATGCAAGGGCATTTGGGCGAAGGTGTCGTGACTTTTGAAGACGAGACCTTCACCGTGGAGTCGGTGCAGAACTGATCTTGAAAGAATCTAAAAAGGAAGCCGGTCATTGACCGGTTTTCTTTTTATAGCGCATTTTGACCGCCTTAATCTCTCGGATTTACGTTAGACCTCCATTTTTTTGCTAAAAAATCACTTATACATAATAAAAAGTGTTTATTTTTAATCATTTGGTGTGTAACCATGCATTTTGATTCTTTTTTAAAAATATTTTAATGAAAAGATTTAATTTTCAATTATTTGTTTGCTTGATTGTAATTCTCTCTTCTACGACTCTACATGCCCAAAAAAAGCTTCGTTTTGGATTCAAGGGAGGAGTGGTTTATTCTTCTTTTTATGGTGATCACCTCAAAAATGTCAAAGCGAAAGTTGGTTATCAGGCTGGTTTTTTAGCCGAATACAGAATCTCTGAAAAGTTTGCCATACAGCCAGAGGTTATTTATTCCTTGGAAGGTGTAAAAACTGACGGTGATGTTGATATGGACATAAACTCGCACTATGCGAACATACCACTCATGTTGAAGTATTACTTAACCGACAAGATCAATATTCAGGCAGGGCCCCAGATTGGATTTATCATACTTGGTGCCCAAAAGACTAAAAGGGAAGATATCGACGTGACAGGCCATTTTAAGGATGCCAAATTTGATTTTAACTTTGGTGCGGGGTATGAACTCACGGAAAAACTAAGCTTGGATTTGCGTTATACTCTGGGGGTGACAGACGCTATGTACAGCTCTGTTTATCAGTTTGGTAGTGGAATAGAAGGGGAGGCCAGAAGCTCAAATTTCCAGTTAGGCATGTCTTTAATGTTCTGATATATTACCCTGTACAAGGCGGAGCGATCATTGCATTTTACCAGTATTCAAGTCTTCGGAAATACGACCTAAGAGCTGTTTAGCCTTTGTCTTATACGCTTTATTTCAAAACTTCCTTAATTCAACAATATCGAAGCCGTAAAAACAGACTTCCTGTCCGTGTTTACGGCTTGTTTTTTATCCCAGGATTTTTTGAGACTCTATAGATATCCTATATGTAGTTCGTGCGCTTCGTTTGGAACGTTGCTGAAGATCGTCGCCTCCGTTTCTATGCCACAGAAACCGAATAGGGAAGCGGTGCTTGACATCTTGTCCGATTGGATTGGCGAAAACTAGTAGCCTGTTTAAGCTAGCAGACTAGGCGGACGAATCGATTTGTCCGTAATGTAAATGATTTTTACAATTAACATGATTTAACAACTAGGTGTGAGTTTTTATTATTGAAACAATACATATTGAGGCTAATGAAAGATTTAATTAACATTTTAAGTTATTTTTTATGAAAAAATTATCTTTTTATTTGTTGATGTGTTTGTGTTCGCTGGTTGCCTCAACGGACCTTTTGGCCCAAAAAAAGTTACGGTTTGGAATGAAGGCGGGTGTCGCTTATTCTTCTTATTATGGCGACAATATTATGAAAGTCGCTCCTAAGACGGGCTTTCAGGCCGGATTTCTTTTTGATTATAGACTTTCGGAAAAATGGGCGATACAGCCTGAATTTATCTATTCGGTAGAAGGCATTAAGTTTGATAACGGAAGCCGTGCGGAGGTAAGCTTGGGGTATATTAACATGCCGATTATTTTCAAGTATTATGCGACTGAGAAGCTGAGTTTGCAGGCTGGCCCCAAGGTCGGTTTTCTTACTTGGGGAAAAATAAAAGAAAAAGGTGGCAGTGGAGACGCAAGTGGATATTTCAAAGACGGTAAGTTTGACTTACAGTTTGGAGTCGGCTATGATCTCATGAAAAACCTGGCCGTAAATGTCAGGTACACTTTGGGCGTTACGAACGCAATGAACTATCCGTTGGAGACAGGATGGCCCGCAAGCGACTTTGGAGGGCTAAGTGGAGAAGTGAGAAGTTCGGTTTTACAGGTCAATTTGGTTTTTAGGTTTTGAAGATAGGGTTGGGGGATAGGGTTTGCTATCCCTTCCTTCTATTTACTGTCATCGCTTAAGTGTCCAAAATTCCAGTTTAGTCGGACATAGTATAATACGAATGTTTATAGAATGTCAGAAGGTCAAGATTCGCCCCGTACTGGGGCTTTTTTTGTTTTTTGGGTGTCAATAATCAAAAAATCGACAGACACAGGCAACGTTTTAGCAACTCTCCCCTCTTCATTATCGAACGCCTCGTTTTTCACGCTTGAAGCTTGGGCGTTCCGAATCATAACACATGAATTTTTGCGTCTCGCTACTGCTGCGGGACGCACCTATCTTTTTTTGATTATGAGAACATTTATTATCGGTGTCTTTTCGGCACTTGTCTTTATAACGGCTCAGGCCCAAGATCCCGCTACGGAATACGGGGGATACGGAAGGGTATTCTTTAAGGGCAAACACTGGATTTTCGGCGGTAGCCAAAATTTCACGGAGAACAATTACATCTGGAGCAGTCCCGACGGGAAGACGTGGACAAAAGAGGGGAGTGGCCCTTGGGGAGCCCGGGCCTCGGTGGGCTGTTTGGTATTCCGCGACAGGATTTACCTGATAGGGGGAGGAAAGTCCGGCGCGTCGTCCAAAGGCCTTAACGATATATGGGTGTCGGACAACGGCACCTCATGGAAAAAGCAAAGAAAAATTCTGCAAAGCTCTTCTTACGGGCTTTATTCCCCAAAGGTGATCATATTCAAGGGGAAACTGATGATCCTTAACGGTCAGAAACAACTCCTTTCCTATGCCGAAGAACATTTTAACGGCACGGTGACCTATACCGAAGACGGAGAGAACTGGAAAGAGAAAAATTGGGAGCACGACAGCTGGCACGACAATGTGGACGGCGGGATTTTCGAATATAACGGAAAACTCTGGAGGATGGTGGCCGATCCGTATTTCGGGTACCGTTTATCGGAACACAACAAGAAGTGGGGGCTTTATTTTTCCGAAGACGGGCTTGATTGGACCAAATACGGAAACGACGTGGACGAGGGCTTTTTCTCTATGTTTGACGGTAAGTTCAGGATCGAAAACGGGGAAGCCGTAAGGTACCGTGATTGGGGCAACCCAAACAGCCAATACGAGGAGCGTTTCAAGGAAAGCGAGCTCAAGTTCCGGGCTATCGCCGACACTTTAATACATACCAAAGAGCCTGAAACATTCGAGCGAACGGTGGTAATTCGTTATCCCGGCGCTTTTGACCAAGGGAATGTTTCGGTATCGGTAAAAGGCGAGGAGACTTGCCAAGCTACCGTAAGCGAAGTCACGTCCGTTAACGGCGAATACGCCATAACCTTGGAGTGCACGCCTACAGGGCGGTTTGGCCGTGCCGATATTACCGTGACCTACAAAGACTCGGGACTTGAAGAGTCGCAGACTTTTGCGGTAGTGGCGAACGATAATTTGAATATCGCGCCGTTTAGGGCTGTGCATAAGATTTGGAAAAGTTTTCCGCGCTACCTGTTCGTTACGGCGGCCACAAAGGAGGCGCTGGCCAAGGGGGAATATACCTTGACAGCGAAAGTCTATAACAGGAAGATGGAATTGCTGGGGGAACAGAGCGGTAATGTCAAAGACGACAACACCCATATGTTTACCCTTGCCATCAGTACTTTTGGCGAGGATAGTTATAAGATTATCCACATGAATTTGTCGCAGGGCGACGAAAACTACTCTTACTACCAGTACACGCTTACCGATGACGAAAATGTGCCGCCGTTTTTCGAAACCCAACCCAAGGCCACGGCTATTAAGGGAAATGAGGAATTCCGTTACGCCGTCGTGGCTTTTGACGCCAACGGAAAATTTCCCGACCTTGAAGTCAAACAGAAGCCGGATTGGCTGGAATTCGAAAATGACGATGACGGTACCGGAACGCTGAAAGGATCCACGCCGACTACGGGCGAGTATGGGGTGGTGCTGGTCGCAACTGACGGAGAAAATGAGACCGAACAGCGTTTTGTGATCAAAGTGGATGGACAAGCGCCCGTTACCGAAAATGTGCTGGATATTGAGATGGACAACAAGCTTAAGGTGTATCCGAACCCGAGCTATGGGCAGATCAACTTTAAAGCGGAAAAAGGCAAGCCGATAAAAGCCATAAAGCTTTATTCCAATGACGGCCGTTTGGTGGCGGACAGGGAACTGGTAGCCGGTGAGGGCATCGTGAACTTGTCGGGTCTGTCTCCGGGTGTTTACACTGTCTGGGTTTTTACCGAGCGTGATACCGTGAAACGAAAAATAGTGGTCCGTCGCTAAAAAAGGAATTTTATCCAAACCCGTGTATATGAAGGCGCCGAGTTGATGGTTTTTCCATTGGAAATTCCGTGATCACGGCGCTTTTCTTTTAATTAAGGTTTTAGTTCGAGTATTTTCTCGGTTTTAGTCGAGAGCCCTTGATAGCTTTATGGGCAATGGTAGTGGAGGAACTTAATGAAGCGGTGTTTTCGAGCCAAAAATACTGAGTGTCGTTTTCAGCGGATAGATATTGAAAAGCGCTTAAGCCTTTATGCTTAGGCGCTTTTTGTATATGGTACGGGCCATTATCGTCTCATCCCAATCCCGGAAGGGCGCCCCCTGACTTTGTGCCTGTTAAATTCCAAATTCTGTTTCGAGTCATTGGACTTTGCTCTAATCATCAGGATGAAAGGTATAAGGATAGAAGCGAAAAAGGTGAGATACAAAGAGCCTATAAAAAAGAAGGAGATTACGGCGACCGCCACAAAACTGATCGAATACAGAATGACCCTGTTTTTAAGAATTTCAACCAAGGTGTAATCGGTTGCGACAATGTTATCGACATGATATTCATGTTCGGTATTGCAAGAGGAACAGCTTAGTGTGAAATTCTCGTCCACGTTCTTGGCGTACTCTAGCCGATCATCAATTTTATGAGGAAATTTGATTTCACTACGACATTTTTGACATTTTACGATTAGCTTCATTTTTATTAGTTTAAATAATATGAATTTATCCATTCAGGGTGAAGTGGATATAACCAGATGGGTGTGTATATGCTAATTTAGTAAAAACACCTACATTTAATCATGTATTCAAGGTTATGTTCGGAGTGCATTGTGTTTTGATGTGTGAGTGAATAGTGGGGGGTAGATAAAAAATAAATTTTCCGATAATTTTTTCACTAATAAACTTTTGTGGAGATGGATCCTATAGTGGAAGGCGTTAGTAACGTCGTTGTTTTTCAAATTGTCTATTTTGTTATGCTTGTAACGGGAGTCGTTCTGGTCTTGATCAGTCGTCGGCTCTCTATTGCGGAAAAAGTGATTTGGGTATTGCTGTTTGTGTTCCTTAACTTTTTCGCTTTGATCCTTCTTTCTTTTAGACAAAACGGATCCGAAGTTCACAGGAGCCAACGCAGAAGGCTCGATCTTGATAGGAGGAGGGGAGAGCGTTGAGCTTTCTCACATTTTTTCGAAGAAAGACATCCGGGGCTTAATATCCATTGTCTATCGGTTCTTTGTATTTTTAAATAATTGATAACGAGTCGGTAAATGTGGTCGTGACACTAATGACGTAGAAATGTCGCGCTAACGGCGCAAGGATCTGTAGTGATGGAAAGTACCTTGCTGTCGTAAATTTTAAACCGGAAAACATGAAAGAGACCGAACTGTCACGCAAGATCAAAAATTTGCGCTTACGCAAAGGTTATTCGCAGGAAGAGTTGGCCGAACATGCGGGCCTAAGCCTGCGGACTGTCCAAAGAATAGAGAACGGCGAAACGGAACCACGTGGCGATACGCTAAAGCGCTTGGCCCAAGCTTTGGGTATCGGCCCTGACGAGTTGTTGGATTGGGCCGTGGAGGAAGACCCTTCCGCCCTGCTTGCGCTGAACCTTTCGGCGTTGTGCTATTTGCTGTTTCCTCTGTTGGGCGTGATCGTTCCCTTGGTGATATGGGTTTTCCAAAAAGACAAAATCCGAGGTATAAACGAGGTGGCCAAAGACTTGCTCAATTTTCAGATTACTTGGGTGTTGGCGTTATTTGGCGGGTATATCCTGCTGTTTGTTATCGTGTTCTCCAACCTGACGATTGTCGGCCCTTTTTCCTTTTTTCTGTTTTGGGGCGGTATGTACTTTTTCAATGGGCCGTCTGTGGTCAGGAATGTTTTGAGAATCAAAAAAGGGGAGCCGGTCCGGTATGAGTTGAAGTATGAGTTTATAGGTTGAGGTAGGAGGGTAATGGCTTTTGCGTTTGTTCCTTCTTTCGAAAATAGTTGATAACCTTAAAGAGTTTCTTACCTAAAAAGAGGAACCCCAGGTTTTAGTCTA
It encodes the following:
- a CDS encoding helix-turn-helix domain-containing protein, with the translated sequence MATPKKHPYRRLNLAERRYIQLASGRGDSLRRIAFMLRRSPSTVSRELGRNHMAGDYNAETAHKLSEARQRVSALGARPGRREGFYFTRICVPHMDRSLVAWYSDTQTYHRNRFGTPDWLRLLQVRKRSPFRTPRDSKPYHYLQLKELIQLLRRQAKVNKEFREQVPQKRRPEPEKQPVQKQISVTFLTETLSSVA
- a CDS encoding Rpn family recombination-promoting nuclease/putative transposase produces the protein MTEKFINPFTDFGFKKLFGEDQNKDILIDFLNQLLPKEDHIKDLSFHKNEHYARTAEDRRAIFDLYCENQDGEKFIIELQRAKQANFKDRSLYYASFPIQEQAEPGTEWKFRLKGVYTVCIMDFVFDEHEEDELLHQVKLMNIKTKKVFYDKLTFIYLETPKFRKQLHELETRFDKWLYLLRNLNRLTDRPLQLQERVFQKFFDAAEIAKYTPVQLEDYRESLKILRDYYGTLENREMEGFEKGLEKGLKEGVVKVAKNLLTIGLSSEQISQTTGLSIDEIEALR
- a CDS encoding porin family protein, giving the protein MKRFNFQLFVCLIVILSSTTLHAQKKLRFGFKGGVVYSSFYGDHLKNVKAKVGYQAGFLAEYRISEKFAIQPEVIYSLEGVKTDGDVDMDINSHYANIPLMLKYYLTDKINIQAGPQIGFIILGAQKTKREDIDVTGHFKDAKFDFNFGAGYELTEKLSLDLRYTLGVTDAMYSSVYQFGSGIEGEARSSNFQLGMSLMF
- a CDS encoding porin family protein, with product MKKLSFYLLMCLCSLVASTDLLAQKKLRFGMKAGVAYSSYYGDNIMKVAPKTGFQAGFLFDYRLSEKWAIQPEFIYSVEGIKFDNGSRAEVSLGYINMPIIFKYYATEKLSLQAGPKVGFLTWGKIKEKGGSGDASGYFKDGKFDLQFGVGYDLMKNLAVNVRYTLGVTNAMNYPLETGWPASDFGGLSGEVRSSVLQVNLVFRF
- a CDS encoding T9SS type A sorting domain-containing protein, whose amino-acid sequence is MRTFIIGVFSALVFITAQAQDPATEYGGYGRVFFKGKHWIFGGSQNFTENNYIWSSPDGKTWTKEGSGPWGARASVGCLVFRDRIYLIGGGKSGASSKGLNDIWVSDNGTSWKKQRKILQSSSYGLYSPKVIIFKGKLMILNGQKQLLSYAEEHFNGTVTYTEDGENWKEKNWEHDSWHDNVDGGIFEYNGKLWRMVADPYFGYRLSEHNKKWGLYFSEDGLDWTKYGNDVDEGFFSMFDGKFRIENGEAVRYRDWGNPNSQYEERFKESELKFRAIADTLIHTKEPETFERTVVIRYPGAFDQGNVSVSVKGEETCQATVSEVTSVNGEYAITLECTPTGRFGRADITVTYKDSGLEESQTFAVVANDNLNIAPFRAVHKIWKSFPRYLFVTAATKEALAKGEYTLTAKVYNRKMELLGEQSGNVKDDNTHMFTLAISTFGEDSYKIIHMNLSQGDENYSYYQYTLTDDENVPPFFETQPKATAIKGNEEFRYAVVAFDANGKFPDLEVKQKPDWLEFENDDDGTGTLKGSTPTTGEYGVVLVATDGENETEQRFVIKVDGQAPVTENVLDIEMDNKLKVYPNPSYGQINFKAEKGKPIKAIKLYSNDGRLVADRELVAGEGIVNLSGLSPGVYTVWVFTERDTVKRKIVVRR
- a CDS encoding helix-turn-helix domain-containing protein — protein: MKETELSRKIKNLRLRKGYSQEELAEHAGLSLRTVQRIENGETEPRGDTLKRLAQALGIGPDELLDWAVEEDPSALLALNLSALCYLLFPLLGVIVPLVIWVFQKDKIRGINEVAKDLLNFQITWVLALFGGYILLFVIVFSNLTIVGPFSFFLFWGGMYFFNGPSVVRNVLRIKKGEPVRYELKYEFIG